A window of the Acidimicrobiales bacterium genome harbors these coding sequences:
- a CDS encoding EAL domain-containing protein, which yields MSLLIWLTVLAAALVLSTAFANLDGVSPSGDHHATFVVFAILLFATELRPIPSLTDDTELTASWAFAFTLLLIAPLAGALLAVCVAPIASDLHKRKRFDRTMFNAGQFMLSLAFGNVVGSLIDDLSRVSDGDPVTLRWLVAVIAACAAGFAANSVFISVAVAFSQGLPVREMLRRSLGINAGMDGLLLALAPVFVVIGLDALILVPLLLFTVFVIFRSASIALRNKHEATHDELTGIANRRMFEDHAAMVVDASRADDLQFALVHIDLDGFKGVNDRLGHRYGDLVLIEIGRRLEAAERSTDQVARLGGDEFALLIADIDSDAKALAIAERVCAEITRPLEIEGVPLTVGASMGMALFPKHGDSIEELLHNADTAMYAAKRLGGGVQVFAGMKDDIGPKRVELLSELAVAIEKGQLSLAYQPKVDMVTGAVTTVEALLRWTHPVHGDVRPSWYMPQAEQTDLITPLTDHVIELALAQCRRWKNDGIDVGVAVNVSARNLHDLRLAARVADALERHQLPAAVLELEITENAVMEDPLRARTVLGDLRELGVSLAIDDFGTGYSSLSVLRDLDVDRIKIDRAFVTNVATCESDRSIVRSVVELGRNLGMKTIAEGVETVEALDVLRSIGCDEIQGFLFAAPLPSELLTPMLRQGRIEFSELPDARVTPS from the coding sequence TTGAGCCTCCTGATCTGGCTCACGGTGTTGGCCGCAGCCCTCGTCCTCTCGACCGCGTTTGCGAATCTGGACGGTGTGTCGCCGAGCGGTGACCACCACGCCACGTTCGTCGTCTTCGCGATCCTTCTCTTTGCCACCGAGCTCCGGCCAATTCCGTCGCTGACCGACGACACCGAGCTCACTGCATCGTGGGCCTTCGCCTTCACGTTGCTGCTGATCGCACCGTTGGCGGGCGCCCTCTTGGCGGTCTGTGTCGCACCCATCGCGAGCGACCTGCACAAGCGGAAGCGTTTCGACCGGACCATGTTCAACGCCGGCCAGTTCATGCTGAGCTTGGCCTTCGGCAATGTGGTCGGCTCGCTCATCGACGACCTCTCGCGAGTGTCCGACGGCGACCCGGTCACCCTGCGCTGGCTGGTTGCGGTCATTGCCGCCTGTGCCGCCGGTTTCGCCGCCAACAGCGTCTTCATCAGCGTGGCTGTCGCCTTCAGCCAGGGCCTGCCCGTGCGCGAGATGCTGCGACGTTCGCTTGGCATCAACGCCGGCATGGACGGGCTGCTGCTGGCGCTCGCCCCGGTGTTCGTCGTCATCGGACTCGATGCGCTCATCCTCGTCCCGCTGTTGCTGTTCACCGTCTTCGTGATCTTCCGAAGTGCGTCGATCGCCCTCCGCAACAAGCACGAGGCCACACACGACGAACTCACCGGCATCGCCAATCGCCGCATGTTCGAAGACCACGCCGCCATGGTCGTCGATGCGTCGCGTGCCGACGACCTCCAGTTCGCCCTCGTGCACATCGACCTCGATGGCTTCAAAGGGGTCAACGACCGTCTCGGTCACCGCTACGGCGACCTCGTGCTCATCGAGATCGGTCGACGCCTCGAAGCCGCCGAGCGTTCCACCGATCAGGTCGCTCGCCTGGGTGGTGACGAGTTCGCGCTCCTGATCGCCGACATCGACTCCGACGCCAAGGCCCTGGCCATTGCCGAGCGAGTCTGTGCCGAGATCACCCGTCCACTCGAGATCGAAGGTGTGCCCCTGACCGTCGGCGCCAGCATGGGCATGGCGCTGTTCCCGAAGCACGGTGACTCGATCGAAGAACTGCTGCACAATGCCGACACGGCGATGTACGCAGCGAAGCGGCTCGGTGGGGGCGTGCAGGTCTTCGCCGGAATGAAGGACGACATCGGCCCCAAGCGGGTCGAGTTGCTGAGCGAACTGGCCGTCGCCATCGAGAAGGGCCAGCTCAGCCTGGCCTACCAGCCGAAGGTCGACATGGTCACGGGAGCGGTCACGACCGTCGAGGCCCTCCTGCGGTGGACGCATCCGGTCCACGGTGATGTCCGACCCAGTTGGTACATGCCGCAGGCCGAACAAACCGACCTGATCACACCCCTCACCGACCACGTGATCGAGCTCGCGCTCGCCCAGTGCCGGCGCTGGAAGAACGACGGGATCGATGTCGGTGTGGCCGTCAACGTCTCGGCTCGCAACTTGCACGACCTTCGGCTCGCTGCCCGTGTCGCCGACGCACTGGAACGACATCAACTCCCGGCAGCGGTGCTCGAGCTCGAGATCACCGAGAACGCCGTGATGGAGGATCCGCTACGTGCCCGCACGGTCCTGGGCGATCTGCGTGAGCTCGGCGTCAGCCTCGCCATCGACGACTTCGGCACCGGCTACTCCTCGCTGTCGGTGCTGCGCGACCTCGATGTCGACCGCATCAAGATCGATCGGGCCTTCGTGACCAACGTGGCGACGTGTGAGAGCGATCGCAGCATCGTGCGTTCGGTGGTCGAGCTCGGACGGAACCTCGGAATGAAGACGATCGCCGAGGGCGTCGAGACGGTCGAAGCACTCGATGTCCTGCGTTCGATCGGCTGCGACGAGATCCAGGGGTTCCTCTTCGCCGCTCCGCTGCCGAGCGAACTCCTCACCCCGATGCTCCGCCAGGGGCGCATCGAGTTCTCCGAACTCCCCGACGCACGAGTCACACCGTCATGA
- a CDS encoding DUF5317 domain-containing protein — MITAAVFLVLVATVPLLGGQLSRLGEIRLQGWWTIVTSLVIQIVLIEVLSDSFGGVTAAALHLASYFLAFIFVWQNRHVVGMGIIVLGGFMNTAAIAANGGVMPARLEALETAGIISDSPTFENSAPVENARLAFLGDVFAIPEGIPFANVFSIGDILLVLGAGITVHVVGQSSLGRRLRVLDDPPVELEPEPLVTTPIVTTPEPVDSLVARYEQSLALRRKK, encoded by the coding sequence ATGATCACCGCCGCCGTCTTCCTCGTTCTGGTCGCCACCGTGCCGCTCCTCGGCGGGCAACTGTCCCGGCTCGGGGAGATCCGGCTCCAGGGATGGTGGACGATCGTGACGTCACTCGTCATCCAGATCGTGCTCATCGAGGTGCTGTCGGACTCGTTCGGTGGCGTCACGGCAGCGGCGCTCCACCTCGCGAGCTACTTCCTGGCATTCATCTTCGTCTGGCAGAACCGCCACGTCGTAGGCATGGGAATCATCGTGCTCGGCGGCTTCATGAACACCGCCGCCATCGCCGCCAACGGCGGGGTCATGCCCGCCCGGCTCGAAGCGCTCGAGACCGCCGGCATCATCAGCGATTCGCCGACCTTCGAGAACTCGGCCCCGGTCGAGAACGCTCGCCTGGCTTTCCTCGGCGACGTGTTCGCCATCCCCGAGGGCATCCCGTTCGCGAACGTGTTCAGCATCGGCGACATCCTCCTCGTGCTCGGCGCCGGCATCACCGTGCATGTGGTTGGCCAGTCGTCGCTCGGTCGAAGGCTTCGAGTGCTGGACGATCCACCCGTCGAGCTGGAGCCCGAGCCGCTCGTGACCACGCCGATCGTGACCACGCCGGAACCCGTCGATTCCCTCGTCGCTCGCTACGAACAGTCCCTGGCCTTACGACGTAAGAAATAG
- a CDS encoding ferritin-like domain-containing protein, with protein sequence MADFLNAFTIQRWLELCPQGYLEDTVYGHGESEREPEVLVADDDLRTEAIRSTVQLVVGERAALAASSGLINSAPDYPSKRFLATQTLDEARHVEIFTQRLHDLGVKPADLESTIDHFVNPHLVKFAEVLLEKVDAGDFIAGVVGQNIVLEGLAFSVFEMMEVSNRQGNPKFAHTLSGTIADERRHVGFGENRIGSLIREHPEKKPEIEKMQKEMAGHMLATFSTAFADDGRIDDATRAQKLAAGGVDEGTSMDYHGVNLATASNPERQGVLEATVIEEFKVRLARIGLEYQAPELVR encoded by the coding sequence ATGGCCGACTTCCTCAATGCCTTCACGATCCAGCGGTGGCTCGAACTGTGTCCGCAGGGCTATCTCGAAGACACCGTCTACGGCCACGGCGAGTCCGAACGTGAACCCGAGGTATTGGTCGCCGACGACGATTTGCGGACCGAGGCGATTCGTTCGACCGTGCAACTCGTCGTCGGTGAGCGTGCGGCCCTGGCGGCGTCGTCCGGGCTCATCAACTCGGCGCCCGACTATCCGAGCAAGCGCTTCCTGGCGACCCAGACGCTCGACGAGGCTCGTCATGTCGAGATCTTCACCCAGCGGCTGCACGACCTCGGCGTGAAGCCAGCCGATCTCGAGTCGACGATCGACCACTTCGTCAATCCCCATCTGGTCAAATTCGCCGAGGTGCTACTCGAGAAGGTCGACGCCGGTGACTTCATCGCCGGGGTCGTCGGTCAGAACATCGTGCTCGAAGGTCTCGCCTTCAGCGTCTTCGAGATGATGGAGGTCTCGAACCGGCAGGGGAATCCCAAGTTCGCTCACACGCTCAGCGGCACCATCGCCGACGAGCGGCGTCACGTGGGCTTCGGCGAGAACCGCATCGGTTCGCTCATCCGGGAGCACCCCGAGAAGAAGCCCGAGATCGAGAAGATGCAGAAGGAGATGGCCGGCCACATGCTGGCCACGTTCTCCACCGCCTTTGCCGACGACGGCCGCATCGACGACGCCACGAGGGCGCAGAAGCTGGCAGCAGGTGGCGTCGACGAAGGCACGTCGATGGACTACCACGGCGTGAACCTGGCGACGGCGTCGAACCCGGAGCGCCAGGGTGTGCTCGAGGCCACGGTCATCGAGGAGTTCAAGGTGCGGCTGGCCAGGATCGGTCTCGAGTATCAGGCGCCGGAACTGGTCCGATGA
- a CDS encoding ferritin-like domain-containing protein, with translation MSAVADEFDPHALEIDDFIEQVRSFEFWFQAVEGYLTDRPYGHREDAPEPDLEPADRDRLITTLCNYCVGETAALDGASGMIDFAPNRHAKIFLATQVVDEARHLEVFLHRLQSLGVADPEAEIERRANPNLLVFKQRLHDLVAARDWEASVFAQNVVLETMESTVFVTHARSADALTAEILDGVIKDERRHLGFGENDLGGLLVTAPELRGRLADLRAELDPLVLGSFEAAASDERRVALGRDYLDAVERLGLT, from the coding sequence ATGAGTGCGGTGGCCGACGAGTTCGACCCCCATGCGCTCGAGATCGACGACTTCATCGAGCAGGTGCGCTCGTTCGAGTTCTGGTTCCAGGCCGTCGAGGGCTACCTCACGGATCGGCCCTACGGCCATCGTGAGGATGCCCCCGAGCCTGATCTGGAACCGGCCGATCGCGATCGGCTGATCACGACCCTGTGCAACTACTGCGTCGGCGAGACGGCGGCACTCGACGGCGCCAGCGGGATGATCGACTTCGCCCCCAACCGTCACGCCAAGATCTTCCTGGCGACCCAGGTGGTCGACGAGGCCCGGCATCTCGAGGTCTTCCTGCATCGGCTGCAATCGCTCGGGGTTGCCGACCCCGAGGCCGAGATCGAGCGACGAGCGAACCCGAACCTGCTGGTGTTCAAACAGCGCCTGCACGACCTGGTGGCGGCGAGAGATTGGGAGGCCTCGGTCTTCGCTCAGAACGTCGTGCTCGAAACGATGGAGAGCACGGTTTTCGTGACCCATGCCAGGAGCGCCGATGCACTGACCGCCGAGATCCTCGACGGAGTGATCAAGGACGAGCGGCGCCACCTCGGGTTTGGTGAGAACGATCTTGGGGGCCTGCTGGTGACGGCGCCCGAGTTGCGAGGCCGGCTTGCCGACTTGCGGGCCGAGCTCGATCCGTTGGTGCTCGGCAGCTTCGAGGCGGCAGCCAGCGACGAGCGCCGCGTTGCGCTCGGTCGTGACTACCTCGACGCGGTCGAGCGACTGGGGCTGACGTGA
- a CDS encoding DUF222 domain-containing protein, producing the protein MVLGGSEENRAGGDAFSETLDVAAIADEHLAKFVLEAELANRRQHAEYLELLAEANRRGCAKDPIHRNTSTWMADELRARTRSSTKTLHLARLAFEHHPEIGRRYRNGELNLDHLGLFTHIWHRRELRDALARDLEHLLRWTTKSWNECANLFRAWEELVDPIDPNDEAQKAHSRRGFATSRLGHDLLGEFKTTTAFWAVVEAGLQAKVDELFEADWAEARARVGDDACGEDLLRSNSQRWHDAVIILLRHGIGADPSTANVVANVVADDQTLIDEAERRDADLAGRPAPVRHTDDAVERAAHHRCETASGMPLAPADVLDFAIAGHLRLFRTTTETHDFTASAKVRLFKGAKRLGILLRDRHCQGAGCNTHSVHCEVDHTIRYTDGGLTVPTNGKSRCGPCHRHKTRLETLGLWPPD; encoded by the coding sequence ATGGTCCTCGGCGGCAGTGAGGAAAACCGGGCTGGCGGCGACGCCTTCAGCGAAACGCTCGACGTTGCTGCGATCGCTGACGAGCATCTCGCCAAGTTCGTCCTCGAGGCCGAACTGGCCAACCGTCGCCAGCACGCCGAGTACCTCGAGCTCCTCGCCGAGGCCAACCGGCGAGGCTGCGCCAAGGATCCGATCCACCGCAACACCTCCACCTGGATGGCCGACGAGCTGCGAGCTCGCACCCGCTCATCCACCAAGACGCTCCATCTGGCCCGCCTCGCCTTCGAGCATCATCCCGAGATCGGTCGGCGCTATCGCAACGGCGAACTCAACCTCGACCACCTCGGCCTCTTCACCCACATCTGGCATCGCCGAGAACTCCGCGATGCCCTGGCCCGCGATCTCGAGCACCTGCTGCGCTGGACCACCAAGTCGTGGAACGAGTGCGCCAACCTGTTCCGAGCCTGGGAGGAGCTGGTCGATCCCATCGATCCGAACGACGAGGCCCAGAAGGCACACAGTCGTCGCGGCTTCGCCACCTCACGACTCGGCCATGACCTGCTCGGCGAGTTCAAGACCACAACGGCATTCTGGGCCGTGGTCGAGGCCGGGCTGCAAGCCAAGGTCGACGAGCTCTTCGAAGCCGACTGGGCCGAGGCCCGAGCCCGAGTCGGCGACGACGCCTGCGGCGAGGATCTCCTCCGCAGCAACAGCCAACGCTGGCACGACGCCGTGATCATCCTGCTTCGCCACGGCATCGGCGCCGATCCTTCCACCGCCAACGTGGTCGCCAATGTCGTTGCCGACGATCAGACCCTGATCGACGAAGCCGAACGACGCGACGCCGACCTCGCCGGTCGACCCGCCCCGGTCCGCCACACCGACGACGCCGTCGAACGCGCCGCCCACCATCGCTGCGAAACGGCGTCCGGCATGCCGCTCGCCCCGGCCGATGTTCTCGACTTCGCCATCGCCGGCCACCTTCGACTCTTCCGCACCACCACCGAAACCCACGACTTCACCGCTTCGGCAAAGGTCCGGCTGTTCAAAGGAGCCAAGCGACTCGGGATCCTGCTACGGGATCGCCATTGCCAGGGCGCCGGGTGCAACACCCACAGCGTGCACTGCGAGGTCGACCACACGATCCGCTACACCGACGGCGGGCTCACCGTTCCCACCAACGGCAAGTCCAGATGCGGCCCCTGTCATCGGCACAAGACTCGGCTCGAGACGCTCGGACTGTGGCCCCCGGACTGA
- a CDS encoding LLM class F420-dependent oxidoreductase, which produces MRISAVGTFGNSPRRDLGFVRAYAETMEGLGFHSLVVPEHVVFFGSYESKYPYTEDGSANWSPDTGIFDPLFVVAAAAGVTTTLKFCTGVLILPQRPALLTAKEVLTLDHFSQGRFELGVGGGWSSEEYAALGVPWERRGRRFDEYLEAIKAAWTQDRASYHGEFVDFDDVVLNPKPFTPGGPPIIVGGESTAAMRRAARLGDGWYGWWASGALAPHLDTLRAVVAEEGRSVDDDDFDLKVGLPIGTETVDELAAKIEVVRSLGADECVLAGLVPTAAMEATLAGYADVAGLA; this is translated from the coding sequence GTGAGGATCAGTGCCGTCGGAACGTTCGGGAATTCGCCTCGTCGCGATCTCGGATTCGTGCGGGCCTACGCCGAGACGATGGAGGGGTTGGGCTTCCACTCGCTCGTCGTGCCCGAGCACGTCGTCTTCTTCGGTTCCTACGAGTCCAAGTACCCCTACACCGAGGACGGCTCGGCCAACTGGAGTCCCGACACCGGCATCTTCGATCCACTGTTCGTCGTTGCGGCGGCCGCCGGTGTCACCACCACCCTCAAGTTCTGCACCGGCGTGCTGATCCTTCCCCAGCGGCCGGCGTTGCTCACGGCAAAGGAAGTGCTGACGCTCGACCACTTCAGCCAAGGGCGCTTCGAGCTCGGAGTCGGCGGTGGCTGGTCGTCCGAGGAGTACGCTGCGCTCGGTGTGCCGTGGGAACGCCGCGGGCGGAGGTTCGACGAGTACCTCGAGGCCATCAAGGCGGCGTGGACCCAGGACCGTGCCTCGTATCACGGGGAGTTCGTCGACTTCGACGACGTGGTCCTCAACCCGAAGCCGTTCACTCCGGGCGGGCCGCCGATCATCGTCGGCGGGGAGTCCACGGCGGCGATGCGTCGTGCCGCACGTCTGGGCGACGGCTGGTACGGCTGGTGGGCGAGCGGTGCACTCGCACCGCATCTCGACACCCTGCGAGCCGTCGTGGCCGAAGAGGGCCGGTCGGTCGATGACGACGACTTCGACCTCAAGGTGGGGCTGCCGATCGGCACCGAAACGGTCGACGAGCTCGCAGCGAAGATCGAGGTCGTGCGATCACTCGGCGCCGACGAGTGCGTATTGGCAGGGTTGGTGCCGACGGCCGCCATGGAGGCGACCCTCGCCGGCTACGCCGATGTCGCCGGGTTGGCCTGA
- a CDS encoding phosphotransferase encodes MDRPSDNRPADDAVVDFLRKHHGSEPVDLEPLSGGFWSAAYGYRIGDDELVLRLNDDPAGFRSDEFAMRYGSGGLPVPEVLEIGAGLGRWFAVSRRHRGRFLEEIDSDEAATLGPTVVDLLGALRSVPDSGVETTPWRDWLLDGITDQPGRHTSGWRAKLAEHPDVERTFTAAEDTIRTNIDACVDRRQLVHSDLLHYNVLVSPAADAVTAVFSWKCSTWGDAAYDLAWCTFWGRWHAGIGALHLWSRVVPTLPASDLVDLGLRHHVYELQIGASHLGWYATLGDSENLQWTRRQLDELLERGPLDRAQ; translated from the coding sequence ATGGACCGACCGAGCGACAACCGGCCAGCGGACGACGCGGTCGTCGACTTCCTTCGCAAGCACCACGGCAGCGAGCCCGTTGATCTGGAGCCGTTGAGCGGCGGGTTCTGGTCGGCGGCGTACGGCTATCGGATCGGTGACGACGAGTTGGTGCTGCGTCTGAACGACGACCCAGCCGGCTTCCGTTCCGACGAGTTCGCCATGCGGTACGGCTCGGGCGGGCTACCTGTACCCGAGGTGCTCGAGATCGGTGCGGGCCTCGGACGTTGGTTCGCCGTTTCCCGTCGGCATCGAGGACGCTTCCTCGAAGAGATCGACAGCGACGAGGCGGCAACGCTGGGTCCGACGGTCGTCGATCTGCTCGGAGCGTTGCGGTCGGTGCCCGACAGCGGCGTCGAGACAACACCGTGGCGAGACTGGCTACTCGACGGCATCACCGATCAACCCGGGCGGCACACGTCCGGCTGGCGAGCAAAGTTGGCGGAACACCCCGACGTGGAGCGGACCTTCACCGCGGCCGAGGACACCATCCGCACGAACATCGACGCCTGCGTCGATCGCCGCCAGCTCGTCCACTCGGACCTGCTCCACTACAACGTGCTCGTGTCCCCGGCGGCTGATGCCGTCACGGCAGTCTTCTCCTGGAAGTGCTCGACGTGGGGTGATGCGGCGTATGACCTCGCGTGGTGCACGTTCTGGGGCCGATGGCACGCCGGGATCGGCGCGCTCCACCTGTGGTCACGCGTCGTGCCGACCCTGCCGGCCAGCGACCTCGTCGACCTCGGACTGCGGCACCATGTCTATGAGCTGCAGATCGGGGCGAGCCACCTCGGCTGGTACGCAACACTGGGTGACTCCGAGAATCTGCAATGGACCCGTCGTCAGCTCGACGAGCTCCTCGAACGAGGCCCGCTCGATCGTGCGCAGTGA
- a CDS encoding GNAT family N-acetyltransferase, with protein MTIERLGPDDWSVWREVRLAALGDAPDAFGSTLDDWVDAAPERWRSRLADVPCNVIAWRDGVPVGQASGTERDEAGRIELISMWVDPIARGTATVDLLVDAVATWASDQQAQPSYSTSVDTIRGQSPLISVSASSRRSNRLKTRLRS; from the coding sequence GTGACCATCGAACGACTGGGACCTGATGATTGGAGTGTGTGGCGTGAGGTACGCCTCGCTGCGCTCGGTGATGCTCCTGACGCATTCGGGTCCACCCTCGATGACTGGGTCGACGCCGCGCCCGAGCGCTGGCGATCACGCCTGGCCGATGTCCCATGCAACGTGATCGCATGGCGCGATGGCGTGCCGGTCGGGCAGGCGAGTGGAACCGAACGCGACGAGGCCGGCCGCATCGAGCTGATCTCGATGTGGGTCGACCCGATCGCCCGCGGCACAGCAACCGTCGACTTGCTCGTCGACGCCGTTGCGACGTGGGCAAGCGATCAACAGGCTCAGCCGTCGTACTCAACGTCCGTCGACACAATCCGCGGGCAATCGCCGCTTATCAGCGTCTCGGCTTCGTCGCGACGGTCGAACAGGCTGAAGACCCGTCTGAGATCGTGA
- a CDS encoding FMN-binding negative transcriptional regulator, whose product MYVPAHFAADDDAIAQLLANHGAADLVTVSPDGLTATMLPFTYDPLDGPNGSLLGHVAKANTHWRHTVQGEALVIVRGTDHYVSPSWYPSKAEHHKVVPTWNYVAAHVYGTVEWIDDPAWIERVVRGLTDKHEGRLDHGAAWSVDDAPADFIAAQLKAVVGVRVEVTRIEAKVKMSQNRAQADVLGVIDGLDAIGHHDGAASVRAANVDRLGS is encoded by the coding sequence ATGTACGTGCCAGCCCACTTCGCCGCCGACGACGATGCCATCGCCCAACTGTTGGCAAATCATGGCGCCGCCGATCTGGTGACGGTGTCGCCGGACGGTCTCACGGCCACCATGTTGCCGTTCACCTACGATCCCCTCGACGGCCCGAATGGTTCGCTGCTCGGACACGTGGCCAAGGCCAACACCCATTGGCGACACACCGTCCAGGGCGAGGCCCTGGTCATCGTCCGAGGAACCGACCACTACGTGTCACCGTCCTGGTATCCGTCGAAGGCCGAGCACCACAAGGTGGTGCCAACGTGGAACTACGTCGCTGCGCACGTGTATGGAACCGTCGAGTGGATCGACGACCCGGCCTGGATCGAACGTGTGGTGAGAGGCCTGACCGACAAGCACGAGGGCCGACTCGACCACGGCGCGGCGTGGAGCGTCGACGATGCTCCGGCCGACTTCATCGCCGCCCAGCTGAAGGCAGTGGTGGGCGTGAGAGTGGAGGTCACACGCATCGAGGCCAAGGTGAAGATGAGCCAGAACCGAGCACAGGCTGACGTGCTCGGCGTGATCGATGGGCTCGACGCCATTGGGCATCACGACGGTGCGGCGAGCGTTCGAGCCGCCAACGTCGACCGTCTCGGGAGCTGA
- a CDS encoding aminotransferase class I/II-fold pyridoxal phosphate-dependent enzyme, whose amino-acid sequence MTTYSFLDDYSEGAHPEILEALAATNLVQQTAYGNDEYSIEARRLIADACDQPGIDVHFVSGGTLANLTICAATLRPHEAIISATTGHIALRETGAIEAVGHKVIAMSSVDGKLRPADLEAAIAANSQAPHMAKPRLVYVSNATELGTVYTRAELVDLRAACDRLGLLLMIDGARLGVALASDHADSTTLADIAKVADVFWIGGTKLGTLLGEAIVIPHPDLAVDFAFHLKQRGALLAKGRLLGLQFRALFADGLFQRAARHANDRARAMADGVRAAGHRLSAEPESNQVFAILPDTLIESLSREYAFYVWERHDADHSVVRLVTSWSTPAEQVDRFVAALG is encoded by the coding sequence ATGACCACCTACAGCTTCCTCGACGACTACAGCGAGGGTGCCCATCCCGAGATCCTCGAGGCGCTGGCGGCCACGAACCTCGTCCAACAGACCGCCTACGGGAACGACGAGTACTCGATCGAGGCCCGACGACTGATCGCCGACGCCTGCGATCAGCCCGGTATTGACGTGCACTTCGTGAGCGGTGGCACGCTGGCCAACCTCACGATCTGCGCCGCCACGCTCCGACCGCACGAGGCGATCATCTCGGCCACCACCGGACACATCGCCCTGCGCGAGACCGGGGCGATCGAGGCCGTGGGCCACAAGGTCATTGCCATGTCGTCGGTCGACGGCAAGCTTCGGCCCGCCGATCTCGAGGCGGCCATCGCTGCGAACTCACAAGCCCCACACATGGCCAAGCCCCGGCTGGTGTATGTCTCGAACGCCACCGAACTCGGCACGGTCTACACGCGAGCCGAACTGGTGGATCTCCGCGCCGCATGTGATCGCCTCGGTCTGCTGCTCATGATCGATGGCGCCCGGCTCGGTGTTGCGCTCGCGTCGGATCACGCCGACTCGACCACGTTGGCCGACATCGCGAAGGTCGCCGACGTCTTCTGGATCGGGGGCACCAAGCTGGGCACCCTGCTCGGGGAGGCCATCGTGATCCCGCACCCCGATCTTGCGGTCGACTTCGCCTTCCACCTCAAACAGCGCGGTGCTCTCCTGGCCAAGGGCCGTCTCCTCGGGCTGCAGTTCCGGGCGCTGTTCGCCGACGGGTTGTTCCAGCGAGCAGCACGCCACGCCAACGACCGTGCTCGGGCGATGGCCGATGGCGTGCGCGCCGCCGGTCACCGTCTGTCAGCGGAGCCGGAGAGCAACCAGGTGTTCGCGATCCTGCCCGACACGCTGATCGAGTCGCTGAGCCGAGAGTACGCGTTCTACGTATGGGAGCGGCACGACGCAGACCACTCGGTCGTTCGCCTCGTGACGTCGTGGTCCACGCCAGCCGAGCAGGTCGACCGCTTCGTCGCTGCCTTGGGCTGA